In one Myxocyprinus asiaticus isolate MX2 ecotype Aquarium Trade chromosome 29, UBuf_Myxa_2, whole genome shotgun sequence genomic region, the following are encoded:
- the LOC127420551 gene encoding E3 ubiquitin-protein ligase rnf146-like gives MASCSEVNVSVDTLTSGKKVSADSVTDGSPSPSSPSLPVPECAICLQSCVHPVRLPCHHIFCFLCVKGASWHSKRCALCRQEVPEDFLERPTLLSPEELKASATGGRGAGAGGHAWYYEGRNGWWQYDERTSRELEDAFNKGKKSAEMLIAGFLYVADLENMVQYRRNEHGRRRRMKRDVVDIPKKGVAGLRLDPDPSPGVGSGSVTVTVGVAAVADLSASVDGAAVERESSADGADTSTNGGRPQGVFAPPPIRPSTVLGGHLTGPAGSSSGIQLVQALAQLNINPVEPGLDEEDVDDEDDSVVPDASGYESESGTSEDEDESTGDEGALEGAESSRGRHRLQQLDRPPPGGGPAHSSDRSGCPDGQCTVTKV, from the coding sequence ATGGCTAGCTGCAGTGAGGTAAATGTTTCCGTGGACACCCTGACTTCAGGCAAGAAGGTGAGTGCGGATTCTGTGACGGATGGAAGTCCTTCGCCTTCGTCTCCTTCGCTGCCTGTTCCAGAATGTGCTATCTGCCTGCAGAGCTGCGTTCACCCAGTACGCCTGCCGTGCCACCATATTTTCTGCTTCCTCTGCGTCAAGGGAGCTTCCTGGCACAGCAAACGCTGCGCCCTCTGTAGACAGGAAGTACCCGAGGATTTCCTGGAAAGGCCCACTTTGCTTTCGCCCGAAGAACTGAAGGCTTCGGCAACAGGTGGACGTGGTGCAGGGGCGGGCGGCCATGCATGGTACTATGAAGGACGTAATGGCTGGTGGCAATATGACGAGCGGACTAGCCGAGAACTGGAGGATGCATTTAACAAGGGCAAGAAGAGTGCGGAGATGCTCATCGCCGGGTTCCTCTACGTTGCCGACCTGGAGAACATGGTGCAGTACAGGAGGAATGAGCATGGACGTAGGCGAAGGATGAAGAGAGATGTGGTGGACATTCCTAAGAAAGGTGTGGCAGGACTTAGACTCGATCCAGATCCCAGCCCAGGGGTAGGGTCGGGATCGGTAACAGTAACTGTCGGAGTTGCTGCAGTTGCAGATTTAAGTGCAAGTGTGGACGGAGCAGCTGTTGAACGAGAAAGCTCGGCGGATGGAGCGGATACTAGCACCAACGGTGGGCGTCCTCAAGGCGTCTTTGCGCCTCCTCCCATTAGACCGTCAACTGTTTTGGGGGGTCACCTGACCGGCCCTGCAGGGTCCTCTAGCGGCATTCAGCTTGTTCAGGCACTCGCACAACTGAATATCAACCCCGTTGAACCTGGACTAGATGAGGAAGACGTCGATGACGAAGATGACTCTGTCGTTCCGGATGCCTCGGGTTATGAGTCCGAATCCGGCACAAGCGAGGATGAAGATGAATCCACTGGTGACGAAGGTGCACTCGAGGGAGCTGAAAGCTCCCGGGGAAGGCATAGACTGCAGCAGTTGGACAGACCGCCCCCTGGTGGTGGCCCTGCACATAGCAGTGATCGTTCTGGGTGCCCCGATGGTCAGTGCACCGTTACGAAGGTCTGA